In Corylus avellana chromosome ca8, CavTom2PMs-1.0, the genomic stretch TGCTTCCCCAGATCCACGCACTGAAAATCCAGCGAGTCAGGCTCTGCAGATGAAGTTACCGCATTATTACCTCTTGAATTGGTGTCACCGGACATGGGAAATCCATCACTTTCACAATGCCGCAACTTCAGTGCAAGCGACACCCGGCTACCGTCTACAAAGCTACCCAACTCTGACATATCATATGTGGCAGCCCCAGCCATAAGACTCCCACCACCACTCTGGTGGGGTGGGATAATCTCATCTGAATAGAGGCTATGGTTATCCATGTTAGGCCTTTGATCACCCTGTAGTTCCCCGTGAGCACTACTTTCAAACCCTATCGTTGCTGTTTGCCTATTTATCTCTACAGTAGGGATATGAACAGACTTTGACTCTTGCAACTCTTCCCCCCCATCCTCAAATGCCCGGAAATTACCTCTTGGTGCTCGCGGTGCATTTTCTGGTGAAGATTTGGGGTTGATCTCTGATTCACAAAACTCTTCTTTGTACATCTCCTCGACCATGGGCTTCCAAAGACGCACCCGTGCATTAATAAACCAGTTTGCAACCTGATCAGAGCATAAAATCAATGATCAAGCATTCAAGCCACATGACCCAACGAAGGGTCTGTATGGGCTTCAGGAATATTACTTTGAGGTAAACCAAGACATTCATTGATGAGGGGAATTTATAGACTAGAGGAAATCCACAATTCAATAGGTCATTACATGAACAGTGGGAAGGATCAATATTCAGATGTTCAACATGCTGAATCTTTTGGATCCCAGATCCACCAATGCATATTAAGAAGCCATTTTTAGAATATGCAATCATAACCCACTATTGACAACAAGATTATCATTTTACCTGGTTTCTGGTCAAGCCTGTTTGCCTTGCAAGCAGAATTTTCTCTGAATCCTTTGGGTAACTGGTGAAACAAGGAAAATTAGTAAATCACAAGCTCTCAGATAGATTGGCAAGTACAGGCGTGAATTGGGGAAAATAAGTGTTGAGGGACATACGGATGAAGGAAGTGTTCAAATAGCCAAGCACGGAGAATTGAAACAGAGCTCTCAGGAAGCCCCCTTTGAGGCCTCCAAGCATGTCGCATCACTCCAAACTGCTGAAGAGTCCTTTGTTGTCTGAGTTGCTGGTCTACATAGCGGAGACGAGGTATCACTCCTCCTTGACCAAGCGGTAACGTATCTTGCTCCCCAAGGCTTTTCTGGGCCGCTTGAATCTGGCCCGTGATTGCATCACGCAAACATCGGAAGTGGCGGGAAATTGTTTGGAGTGCAAGAGCAGTATATGGCTCAGCTGCCCCATACCCAGCAACCATGTCAAAAGACGACACCACAATTTGCATCTGATCATAATATTGTTTGTATCTTCTATCCACCTACAACAAGAGCACAACTATTAGTGATAGTTAAAAATAAGTGTAGTGCAGCCCAGGGAAAACTCTGTGATAAGTATAAAGtaaaggaataaataaataatgccaTCGTAACGAGAGATTGAGCAAATCCATATCCACAaaagtatatgtatataaaagccaaaaaaaggtagaaacataaaacaaaacagAAGCCATTCCCGCTAATTACTACAGCGACCTAAAATCCTCCTAAACCTTCATAATCCCTTCCACAGCCCAGCACAAATCTGAGCACCAGCCACAGCTTAAAGCACCATACATCCGCTTCAGAACCTTCTGCTACAAACTCTCATTCTTTATCTTGAACTTACAGAGCTTCCTGCTAGAAAACATGTATTCTACACTGTCAACTGATAAGTGCATCCTCCCTCCCAATCCAACCCTGATCACAAACTGCTTCCAATTTCAACTCTATTTGAATTTGTCTCACATCTATACACTACCAACTAATGTATCCaccaaaaatgggaaaaaaaaaaaaaaaaaaatgtggaagaGATAGCAAATGTGTTTTAAATTATATTCACTTGCCTCTCTTCAAAATGCAACACTTCTTTCAGCACTGGATCTTCTTTTTAACCTTATCAACAatacttctttttttgaaaagtaaaaaattgggGTAATATCAACAATAATACAACTATACAACTATATACTATAATGCTTTCGCTTTGACAAAGGTGTTTGTCAATGCATTCTTCAAGATCATCCATCTATAATGCAACTAAGCAAGAAATATTTCCTTCTGCCTCATTTTGTTTATTGAACCTATTCCAGAGAAAGCTAACAAACTTTTATTACTAATCACTGCAAATAAATCCCAATGAATGTGTGCGCAAAAGTATCTGAACATGGCTGTGCTCTTCAGCATCTGTATAAAGGCATCAACAGAAAAGACATTTGTAactttttagaataaaaaaaaaaaaattgatgaagtaTGGCAATTTGCTAAACCCTCAAATAGTAGTGTGGGTATATAGTAGATGAGAGGGAAAAATATGTCATGGTccaaactccaaaggatcttcaCAGGGAAAAGTAGACTGGCAATcgaaattatatatacaaattaaaaagaaagaaacaaaaaatatgtaGCTAGCAAAGCTATGAAGGTAGTAGATTTACCTCATCCAACATGGACAAAAGTCTTGTCTTCTTATTCTGCAGATCCTGTAGTTCTGCGGGTGATAGCTCACAAGAGGAGTTAGTAGTTGAGTCACCAGGGTCTGAAGACTTATGCACAGATTGAGAATTAGACCTCCCATCTGTCTCTTTAGAGCCATCTAAACCAATCCCCTGGGTGTTTTGATGTTTGATAGATCCACGCTGCTTCAAAGCCCTCCAGACATTAACCAGTTCATCAAGCAATTGCTGTGCTGCCTTGAGGTACTTTGAGTCTAAGATCGTGTTTGTAAAACTTGATTGTTCGTATGGATATCGATCAGAAAGCATCTCTTTAGGGCTCACTGTGGAATGAGGATTGCAAAATGTCTCTGTTCTGGTGTTGTCATGGTTCCCTCCAGAAAAACCAGATAGCAAGCACTCTGCAGTTCTCAACTCCTTACCTTGGTTGCTCTCATCACCTTTACAAGATATTGCCCCATTCCTCGAGAGCGGAAGGCTAGTATTCAAGAATGAAGATGGACATGCGTTTGGATACCGGCTTCCAAATGAAGCTACAGACACCGAAGATGGTATCTGTGTGCCAAGGCTAAGAGATAATCCCTGACACTGAATATTATTATGTTCACCATCTGGAACTCCCAGCTGTGTCCTTGGGATCATCTGGGAATCCCCATTAACAGAGTTTCCAAGGGGTTCACCTGTTACAGCATTAAACTGTCCATCAATGGATTGCATACTTACCCTGTCACTTGTAGGTGGAATGAACATCATCTCATTTCTGCCTCCAGCAGATCCATAACAGTTCTGAGGAGATAGAGAACTCCCAGACAAGATATCTGAGTAGGACCCTGAAGAAGCTTGGTTCAGATACATCATTACGTTGCCAGGATGGAGAGGTGCCTCAGAATATGAAGTAAATTTCTGGTCCCCTATATATGGAGTCAGTAAGACATCTCTTTGATTGGTTAGACTTGGGAAATAGGTAGCCATATTTTAATTCCTCTCTGTCTTGGCTTTCAGCTGAGTATCTAGAGATGAATGACAAAACACCATCAGTGCTCttcaaaattaaatgataacAGAGAAAAATGATGATGCCCACTTGAGTAGCTAACAGATCCcaacaggaaaaagaaaaggcccctcaggaaaaaaaaatacaaaatcctATCCTGAGATGGATTCCTATTCAAAGAAACTAATTACATAGTCTGCAAAAACGCTGCAGGCTTCAAGAGGGGATAAACACCGTAATAGCCTCATGCAATGTCAGAGAGAATCTAAGATAAATCTAGGCGCTTAAAATTGTGAGTTCATAAGGAACTTCAATTGTAGTTCTTTGTACATGcgatcatcatcaacatcaaaCCCCCCACCACCCTCAATTATCTTCTCGGGCCTCATGTTGTTTGTGTGAcccattgaaaaaagaaaaacaatcaaGCAATCAAAAACACAACACAATTAtaactttaataataataatccacaCCCCACGTACACAGAAACCAGAACTACCAGATAACAAAAATTACCCAGAAGCAACATAGCCCATCTACAAAAAAAGATTCCAAAGCAAAATCATTCACCTTTTCAATCTTTCTTCTGGTGAACCCAgaattataaatatcattaagAATCAAGCATAAGCATAGAGTAACTACAGCCAAATTCCAAGACCATACATGCAGACAACcttgaacaaaaaagaaaaacataaatcttGTGAAAGcccacaaaacaaaaccaaaagtCCAGTCAAAAGAACCCCAAATTCAAATTACCCAGAAGCACAGTTCTGACAAAAAAACTCCCACAACTTCTTCCCCAACAAATCCttactcatcatcatcatcagcgTACTCATGTAGCTCATGCATCAAATTTTACCACAAACAACAGTGCATAATCATTAAAAACAGAGAAAAGGTAACTAAAAGAAgcattgacaaaaaaaaaaaaaaaaaagtaccagaAAGGCATAGGAATGATGAGCCTCTAGTGGGAAGCAAAAAACTTGGGGGgtgtttgaaaaacaaaattatagcGCAAGTGGGTTGTGGCAATCTTCCCCAAACGGAGACAAATGCCAGTCCCAAGAGATATATTCCAAACAAAGACCGACCTCCTTATCATTGGAACAACGGCACCAACTCAATAAAATGCATATTATATGTTAAACAACTATATAATTCTTGCACCAACTACCATATCATGTTTCTGTGTCAACCCTTCTGAGTTTCGTTTCTCACGTGTGACAAACTCTGGGACGGCAAACACACGCTACAAAGTTCCAACTGTTCGTGGTGGTTGTTTGCTTCGGAGGGTTCAAGCCCTAACCACCAGTTGGTGGACCTATAACCCTCCCTTAACCCTCCTTTTAACGCATAATTAGTATTTTATTCCTTCCAACGACTAACAAGCATCTCAATATGTTTCATTCTCCTTTATATAAAACTTACGCTACTATTTACACTTATtgatttcatttattttataataattattatatcaaattataagttaattttttttaagtaattaatataaaaagttacttaaaatatattcacttgatttattaaactaataatttaagaatatatgttaatttaataaactgctttgaaatttttttttaacttaatttagagaaaaattttattctttatatactatagttttgaaatttatattttaaaaaatatatattttaaattttgttgttattgtgTTCAATGAACGAAGGCTTTTATGCCTTATAATATATGTGAGTGTGTTAGCTGTGCACCCGCAGTTGGTGAAAGTGACAAAGCAATGGGTAGACGTGTAAGCTTCTTGGCTTCTAAGTTCTAAAGTTAGGTCTGTTGGGAATTATACCTAAATAAATATTCGCTTctcttttgttattaatttttattaatttacttaTTAAAGATTTTGgcattatttagaaaaaatatttattttctgaaaCATTCTATTTATGAGGCCAAAATAAAATGTATGTCACCCCAATCCCCATattacatctctctctctaatcactttctaaattatttgaaatataaaaattttctccaaactagtaTAGAAGAAATATTCTTcaactcatgtaaaatagtattaagtgtctataaacatttaaaagacacattaaatttttaatctcattaatagcaatttattaatttagactgaatttaatatgcattttaaatgttcATAGACACTTGATACTATTTTGTATGGAttagaggatatttcctccataccagtttagaagaaattttccGTCTTTATTctaatttgattaatattttttttttaataatattataagtaaaaatcaatgaaaataattgaatgcaataggaaaaaaaaaaattgattgatcgCATCCACTTGTACTTACGGGCCAACAAGAAAATCTCCGAAATTGATGGCTCTTCTTTCTTGTGGATATTTTGTACTCTTTAGCTAAGGACTTATGTTTTTTGGGTGCAAATGGCCAATGGGAAGGAGGGAAGAAATTGCctcttctattttcctttttcgtcattattttcttttattattttttgtctacATTTTGGAAGCTACATTTATTACAAAAATGCCCGCTCCTCCAGTCGGTGCCATTCAATTATCTTCACCCACCTCCGCTGCATCAACCTTGTGTGCAACCCATGCGCTACCCTAGCGCATGCATTATACACACAAAcattaagagcctgtttgattTGTGAAATAGACCACTATAATGAAATAACTATTCTTATGGAATAGTCgttcttttatttggtaagaGTCTATTCTTGAAAATAGTTATTCTCATGAGAATGATTAATCTCTTATACACAATAATAGttattcctctcttttttttttttagaagaatatcTATTCTTTATGAGAAGGAtaaggtttttcaatttttttttttttaataaaaaaaaaattttggttaaacATTTGGTGGATGGCCACCCATTGATGCAATGGGGGGTAGCCGCGCCACCCCTAGAGGGCCTTGGcgagattttgaaaaattataaatcaaatgggctttttagtaatttttgtttaattccaattatgatatatgtgttgctaccaaactagagaatatgaataattattcccTTTCTTAATAAAATACGCATTTCGCAAATTAAACGAGCCCTAATTTTTATGTTATGTACTAAATTATTGACTACACTTCACTGTCTCTTTTGGTTTTGGATCTCTATAGTCAAGGACTCAATATTGCCTTTTTGCCGAGCGCCTCTCTCGCTGGACAATTGCGATGGTGCTCCTCTGCCTCAACAAGCATCGTTTTTCTAACAGCTACTTTTTTCTACATTGTTTTTAGCCTTTTCTTGCACGAAAATGTTTGTATTATCATATTTGTTGGGATGCCCTGCCCCCCCCTCTCTTTTTGTattctcctttatttttctaatcCTCTTCCTTTGTCGCCTTGTAAtgcctaggaaaaaaaaaaacatttataagTATCTTGTCCAATATTCAGTAGTAgtagttggatttttttttcttttctttttattatttgataagCCTAATTAGTGAATGATTAGTGACACAGTGTCATAGGATAATTGGGATTGCtccattatcaaaataaattaaatttaaaaaacttagCCGGATAAGTTCCTCTTTCTGTCCAagcacaaaaagaagaaaagaaacgaaTTATTGGTTCATATTCTACTGCAAGTTGCGACTATGTATCAAAAGTAGGAGAGTAATCTGAATCTTTAGATTCATATCAAATAATTCATGAATGGTGCATTAAAGTCCTGCCCACTTTCAAGAGGAAGTTACACGATAAGATAAGGTGAAAGTTCGATTATCAAAATGagaattataaattttattagtaTTAAATGCATTGAGTTTTATTGATGTATTGAGACAATTGGGTTAAGCTATAACTTATTCGGACTTGATTAAGctcctgcaattttttttttttttttttggactatGTCTCTCTTGTGTGGCTCTTAACATGCAGAATAGCTACAATGATCTCTCTCCATATATCTTTCTTgcttataaaaacaaaagtataCAAACAATTATTATTCGATCAACAATTATTTAGATAAGGTATCTTAGGATTAGAATCTCCTCCAATTGAAGGGAAAATTAGCGATTCTTCAATTATTCATCTTGGCTATCAAACTTTCATCCAACAGCCCACATTACTCCACATGTCCcactcaattttaaataataaaatattagttaatttttaaaaagaaaattaaaattaaaataaactaataaaaactatggggtggtcggaccaccccatttttgccatagggagtggctggccaccccacctgagccatgggggtggcttcggccacccccaaccggcccttgggCCACCCCCGTGGCCCCGAGGTGGTCTAGCCACCCCCAATTGGCTCTTgagggtggtccggccacctcctcattttatgggtttggccctagggggcGGTCCAACCACCCCATagtttttattagtttattttaattttttattattttattatttattttttttaaaaaaagttgattaATATTTTCGTATTTAAAGTTGAGTAGAACACATAGCATGGCGTAGATTGTTGGATGAAAGTTGGGGCCAAGATGAATAATTAGAGAACCTCCGATTTGGAGGGATCCGGATCCAATCTTTATAAACCATAATCTCCTATTCCTATTTAGTTCCTTAGtatcatttatttctttatcaATTTCTCTTGATATTGCGgagaggaaaatatatatatatatatatatatatatatatataaacaattattTGACATATTTCATGTGACTTTTCAGCTACATCTGAGCCGACACACTccaaaattgattaattttttaaaaacagaaTTGGATGCTGATTTGCCATCTTAcctagaaataataaaaaaaaaaaaaaatcaaacccacGATCCCAATTACGACGAAAAGTTTGATGCTGGCCTTGTCTGGAAAGATGTTTTCTAATCCAAACCCAAATTTCCAAAAACGCCTGGGGATGTAATCACTGGATCTGAAATCGGTAAAAAGCCCGCTTACTGTGAGCCAAACAAATTGGATTAactataatttgattaatttaatcaaataaattaaactcataaatttgaactctttaattttgtgttgaattcaTAAGTTGACAGTTCTAATTTAAGGAAGAAATCAAATCAAGTGAGGAGAGGGATTGAAATCTTTTATCTGATTTTGAGTGACAACTTAATGtgttttaggagttttttttttttttaattttaaatatgtgatataaataaaaacagttttatattttgaatatgaCTATTAAAGTCTTTAATTtatgatcataaaataaaaggcagaaaacaacatattttacaaatataaatgaaaacTTATACATAGAACTTGCTACATCATACATGCTACTTTTCTTGAATGTTCAACATTTCAGTTTACAATGGGGAGATCGTTccttaaaaactttaaaaatatttttaaacaccgttcctatatatatatatatacttcataaCCATAAAGAATGAGATCTACATCATAACAATTATTCTTCAAACATTAAACAATTGTTTAAACATTAAACATTTATTCAAACATTAAACATTAGATTATGACTATAAAAGAATTACACTTCTGCACGGATGGGCCTTGGTTTGGTGTTCATCAATGAAGCGAAAAAGCTGTTGGCGAAAAATAtgggatcaggatcccctccaATGGGAGGGAAAATTTGAGAAACTTTAATTATTAATCTTGTTGTCCAACTTTTATCCAACAGCCTACATCATGTGACGTGCTccacttaattttaaataataaaatattaattatctttaaaaaaataaaaataaaaataattttgttaaaactatgggatggccggccaccccatttttgccacCTTGGGGTGGCCAGTCACCCCCGGGGCCCTAGTCGGCCACCCCTATGGCGCCAAGTACCCCCTGGGGTCCTAGGAAGCCACCCCTATTTGGTCTTTGGGAGTGGCCtaggaggtggttcggccacacCCTAGGGCCACGAAGCCACATCCAACCGGCCCTTAGGGTGGCTACAAGGCCCAAGGTGGCAAAAATAGGATGGCCGACTACCccatagttttaaaaaaattattttaattttttattgttttaattcctattttgtttttaaaagataattaatattttattatttaaaattgagtgGGACACGTGACATGGTGTGGGCTGTTGGATGAAAGTTGGACGGCCAAGATTAATAATTAGAGTTTCTCCAATTTTTCCTCCCATTGGAGGGGATCCGAATCCAAATATATTGTGTGgagaaatgctacaatgcaATAACATTCCCATATTTAGCCCATTAGAAGCCAATGTGACAAGCATcttctaatattttattattaatttttaaatcaaaattaaaacaaaaaaaaaccaaaacaaactttttaaaaaagttgcaatgggtggccggccacacCAGTTTTGGTCGGCGGTTTGGGAGgcccacccccaatggccattttttcttttttttttttaaaaaaaaatttagcccttgggggtggccgaaccacccccgtGGCCCTCGAAGCCACCCTCAATGggcggttgggggtggctttggcctcccccatggcccttgggggtggttcccCAAGGGCGAAGCCACCCCTAATCAGAACTGGCGTGTGGCTGGCTACcccttaaaaaattttttaaaaagttttttattgttttaatttggatttaaaaattaaaatttttttaataataaaatattaaaagatgcTTGCCACATAGCTTCTGATGGGCAAAATATGAGAATATTATtgcattgtagcatttctcaattgtGTGACTACCGCGTTGCAAAATTCAGCAAGGTTCTGAATTGTTCGTTAGTGGGGCCCACAAGCGATACgagaaattgaaagaaaagtagACGAGTCTAGATCGTCCGATTTCCATGgcctttctttttcaattttatttcttcCTTTGACTAAAATGTTCTCACGCAGTAGACATTTCATTTACCCCAATTCTCACTTCCACTCTcttttctctgtttctctctgtCTGTCTTGGAAGCCATGACCAGCTCTTCTTCCCCTTCACgcaaggtctctctctctctctctctctctctctctgtgtctgtgtttatataagtaattataTATGTgcttagaatttttattttttatttttatatatatgtatatgtaatATATGTAGGTGTAGCGGTTTGTGTTTATATATACCCTAATTTGGTCAATCTTTGCGTAATTTTCCATTTACTCGTAAAATTACCTACCGCACTCGCTTAGGCTCTAAGCAAGATCGCCTGCAATCGGCTCCAGA encodes the following:
- the LOC132189817 gene encoding BEL1-like homeodomain protein 7, which translates into the protein MATYFPSLTNQRDVLLTPYIGDQKFTSYSEAPLHPGNVMMYLNQASSGSYSDILSGSSLSPQNCYGSAGGRNEMMFIPPTSDRVSMQSIDGQFNAVTGEPLGNSVNGDSQMIPRTQLGVPDGEHNNIQCQGLSLSLGTQIPSSVSVASFGSRYPNACPSSFLNTSLPLSRNGAISCKGDESNQGKELRTAECLLSGFSGGNHDNTRTETFCNPHSTVSPKEMLSDRYPYEQSSFTNTILDSKYLKAAQQLLDELVNVWRALKQRGSIKHQNTQGIGLDGSKETDGRSNSQSVHKSSDPGDSTTNSSCELSPAELQDLQNKKTRLLSMLDEVDRRYKQYYDQMQIVVSSFDMVAGYGAAEPYTALALQTISRHFRCLRDAITGQIQAAQKSLGEQDTLPLGQGGVIPRLRYVDQQLRQQRTLQQFGVMRHAWRPQRGLPESSVSILRAWLFEHFLHPYPKDSEKILLARQTGLTRNQVANWFINARVRLWKPMVEEMYKEEFCESEINPKSSPENAPRAPRGNFRAFEDGGEELQESKSVHIPTVEINRQTATIGFESSAHGELQGDQRPNMDNHSLYSDEIIPPHQSGGGSLMAGAATYDMSELGSFVDGSRVSLALKLRHCESDGFPMSGDTNSRGNNAVTSSAEPDSLDFQCVDLGKQHHRFDNSHMLHDFVV